CGGTGTGGAACCGATCTCTTCCAGCTTCGAATTTACTTCGACAGGGCGAACTTTAGCTGCCTTCAAACGAGCCACTTCCTGTTCAACTTTTGCCTTTTTGTCCAGGAATTTAGCGTAACGCTCATCAGGAATCAACCCAATATCGTGGCCAATTTCCGTCAAACGCATATCGGCATTATCATGACGAAGCAACAAACGGTATTCTGCACGGGAAGTCAGCAGACGATAAGGTTCATTCGTACCTTTTGTTACGAGATCATCAATCAGTACACCAATGTACCCTTGGGAGCGATCCAATACGACAGGCTCTTTATCCTGTACTTTACGTGCAGCGTTGATACCGGCCATTACGCCTTGTCCTGCCGCTTCTTCGTACCCGGAGGTACCATTAATCTGCCCTGCTGTGAACAGACCTGGCAGACGTTTCGTTTCAAGTGAAGGCCACAGCTGTGTAGGCACCATCGCATCATATTCAATAGCGTAGCCGTTACGCATCATTTCTACTTTTTCCATGCCCGGAATTGAACGAAGGACCGCCAATTGAACATCTTCTGGCAGACTGGTAGATAGACCTTGTACATAGTATTCCGATGTGTTTTTGCCTTCTGGCTCCAGGAAAATCTGATGCTTCGGCTTGTCGCTGAAACGCACAATTTTATCCTCGATCGAAGGGCAATAACGCGGTCCGGTACCTTCAATAACGCCTGAGAACATAGGTGCACGGTGGAGATTATCGTTAATAATCTGGTGTGTTTCCACAGACGTATACGTCAACCAGCAAGGCAGCTGCTCATTATCGGAAGATTCCGTTTCATAAGAAAAGAACTTCGGTTTATCATCACCTGGCTGAATTTCCGTTTTGCTAAAATCAATCGTATCCTTATGCACACGCGGTGGTGTACCTGTTTTAAAACGAACCAGGTCAAAACCAAGCTCACGCAGATGTTCGGATAACTTAAGGGAAGGCTGTTGATTATTCGGGCCACTCTCGTACATCAACTCACCCATAATTACTTTACCGCGCAGATACGTACCTGTTGTCAAAACAACAGCTTTGGCCCGGTACTCTGTACCCGTCTGAGTAACCACACCTACACACTGTCCGTCTTCAACGATCAGGCGATCAACCATACCTTGACGCATCGTCAGGTTGCGTTCATTCTCCATCGTTTCTTTCATCGTATGCTGATAAGAGAACTTATCGGCCTGAGCACGAAGCGCATGCACAGCAGGTCCTTTACCTGTGTTGAGCATTCGCATCTGAATAAAGGTCTTATCGATGTTCCGTCCCATCTCTCCACCAAGTGCATCAATCTCACGTACCACATGTCCTTTTGCCGGTCCCCCAATAGATGGGTTACAAGGCATGAAAGCCACCATATCCAGATTGATGGTAATCATCAGTGTTTTCGAACCCATACGGGCTGCAGCCAGTGCCGATTCCACACCAGCATGTCCTGCCCCAACGACGATTACATCATAACTGCCGCCATCAAAAGCCATTCCAGTTTACCTCCTTTTTGCCGCTGCACGCCTAAATTCATGCAAACGATCTATTTTCTGTAAAAATCATGATGAAACACGCTCCGCACTCTACGGAATGCATTTCGATCTATATTAAGCCATCAAGTCTATAGGTACTTCAGACATATTCGCGGATTCTTTGACCACCCACAGATGGACTTTATTATCATACTACTTTTCAGAGCCGGTATGTTTGTCAGGTGTTATTTTCCGAGGCAGAATTGAGAGAAAATTTGATCAATCAACGCATCATGCGCTGTATCGCCCACGATCTCACCCAGTTGCTCCCATGCCAGACGAACATCAATCTGGATCATATCAATAGGAATCAGCTGCTCTGCTGCTTCATAGGCATCAATGAGCGACTGCTTCGCTTTTTTGAGCAAAGCAATATGACGCACATTGCTGACATAGGTCAGGTCGGCCGACTCCAGCTTGCCACTGAAGAACAACGTCGAGATGGCATCTTCCAATCGGTCCACGCCCAGATCATCTTTCACCGACATCGGAACAAGCCGTTCCTCAGGGATATAACGAAGCAGCACTTCGCGGTCCGCCTGCGGCGCTAAGTCCATTTTATTCATAATAATAATTGATTGTCTACCGCGGATTTGTTCCAATAATTCAATCTCGTCCTGATGTAGTGGCTCCGCAGCATTGATAACCATCAATAACAGATCCGCCTCATTCACAGCAGAGCGAGAACGCTCCACCCCGATTCTTTCCACGACATCCATCGTTTCCCGAATACCTGCCGTATCGAGCAGCTTGAGCGGTATATTGTTAATCGTAACAAACTCCTCAATGACGTCACGCGTTGTACCTGGAATGTCCGTTACAATTGCCCGGTTGTCCTGGGCCAACGTATTGAGCAATGAAGATTTCCCTACGTTTGGCCGGCCTACGATAGCTGTTGTGATTCCTTCACGCAGTATCTTTCCTTGCTCTGCTGTTACCAGCAATTTATCGATTTCAGTCATCACCTGACTGGATTTTTCTTTAATAAATTCAGAGGTTAGTGACTCTACATCATGCTCAGGATAATCGATATTTACTTCGATGTGAGCAAGTGTCTCCACCAGCGTGTATCTTAGTTCGCGCAGCTTGGACGACAATTTGCCCTCTACTTGCTTGAGTGCAACGGAGAACGCCCGATCGGATTTGGAACGAATGAGATCCATAACCCCTTCCGCCTGGGATAGATCAATCCGTCCATTGAGAAAAGCACGCTTTGTGAACTCGCCGGGTTCAGCGAGACGAATATCGAGCTGCAACAACAGATCCATTACGCGCTTAACCGAAACCACTCCGCCATGAGCGCTAATCTCCACGACATCCTCTGTTGTGAAAGAACGTGGCGCACGCATCACCGTAACCAATACTTCCTCGATCTTCTCACCAGTCCCCGGATCTATAATATGACCGTAATGAACCGTGTGGGATGCTGCCTGTGTTAGTGGGGTTTTGCTGCGAAAAATCTTCTCCGTCTCCGACACCGCATCCGGGCCGCTCACCCGGATTACAGCGATACCCGCTTCTCCGACCGCTGTTGATATCG
This window of the Paenibacillus marchantiae genome carries:
- the mnmG gene encoding tRNA uridine-5-carboxymethylaminomethyl(34) synthesis enzyme MnmG; its protein translation is MAFDGGSYDVIVVGAGHAGVESALAAARMGSKTLMITINLDMVAFMPCNPSIGGPAKGHVVREIDALGGEMGRNIDKTFIQMRMLNTGKGPAVHALRAQADKFSYQHTMKETMENERNLTMRQGMVDRLIVEDGQCVGVVTQTGTEYRAKAVVLTTGTYLRGKVIMGELMYESGPNNQQPSLKLSEHLRELGFDLVRFKTGTPPRVHKDTIDFSKTEIQPGDDKPKFFSYETESSDNEQLPCWLTYTSVETHQIINDNLHRAPMFSGVIEGTGPRYCPSIEDKIVRFSDKPKHQIFLEPEGKNTSEYYVQGLSTSLPEDVQLAVLRSIPGMEKVEMMRNGYAIEYDAMVPTQLWPSLETKRLPGLFTAGQINGTSGYEEAAGQGVMAGINAARKVQDKEPVVLDRSQGYIGVLIDDLVTKGTNEPYRLLTSRAEYRLLLRHDNADMRLTEIGHDIGLIPDERYAKFLDKKAKVEQEVARLKAAKVRPVEVNSKLEEIGSTPIQDGSTLLTLMRRPEIGYDWIEQISPSEVELTADMKEQVEIQIKYAGYIEKQLIHVERLQKMEKKKIPDTIIYDEIHGLAMEAKQKLAKIRPISIGQASRIAGVTPADISILLVYLEHYNRVTAARGQ
- the mnmE gene encoding tRNA uridine-5-carboxymethylaminomethyl(34) synthesis GTPase MnmE, producing the protein MISDTITAISTAVGEAGIAVIRVSGPDAVSETEKIFRSKTPLTQAASHTVHYGHIIDPGTGEKIEEVLVTVMRAPRSFTTEDVVEISAHGGVVSVKRVMDLLLQLDIRLAEPGEFTKRAFLNGRIDLSQAEGVMDLIRSKSDRAFSVALKQVEGKLSSKLRELRYTLVETLAHIEVNIDYPEHDVESLTSEFIKEKSSQVMTEIDKLLVTAEQGKILREGITTAIVGRPNVGKSSLLNTLAQDNRAIVTDIPGTTRDVIEEFVTINNIPLKLLDTAGIRETMDVVERIGVERSRSAVNEADLLLMVINAAEPLHQDEIELLEQIRGRQSIIIMNKMDLAPQADREVLLRYIPEERLVPMSVKDDLGVDRLEDAISTLFFSGKLESADLTYVSNVRHIALLKKAKQSLIDAYEAAEQLIPIDMIQIDVRLAWEQLGEIVGDTAHDALIDQIFSQFCLGK